TCGGCGGTGGCCCTGGGTGGGGTCTGCGTTGGCGGTGACTGGGCGGGGGGTGCGCTCTGCTCCTGGCCGCTCATCTTCTGCTCGGCCTTGTGCTTGGTGTCGGCGGCGTCCTGGGCGGCGCGCTGTTTGCCGATCGCCAGGTCGGACTTGATGGTGTCGTTCTGCTCCTTGGCTTTCTCGTATCCGGAGTTGACCAGTTTCGCGGCGGCGTCGCGGCCGCCGATGCCGAAGGCCAGTGCCGCGGCCAGCGCTGCGGCGCCGACCAGGGCGACGTAGGTGATCGTGACGATCACCGGCGAGATGCCCAGCTGGGTGAGGATCATGAACACGGCGATGCCCATGATCATGGCCGGCACCAGGGTGCCAACGATCTTGCCCGTCGGCGTCTCGCCCATGGTGCGGTGCACCAGCCCGGCGACCGCGCCGGCGACTGCGGCCGCGACGATGAAGATCAGCAGTGCGGCGATGACGTTGGGCAGGTAGCTCAGCACCTGGTTCATGAACCCGGTCAGCGCCGGAATTCCCAGCGTCCCGATGGCCGAGGAGATCACGAAGAACATGATCACCCAGAACACGACCATGCCGACGAGCTTGGAGGGGCTGCCCTGGGGAGAGAACTTCTCCACGTAGTTGGCGCCGCCGCCGGTCTTCAGCTTGTCGTCGACCTTCGCCTTCTGCAGGCCTTTGGTGATGGCCTTGTCGAGCAGTTTGGCGATGATGAAGCCGATCAGCAGCACGAGAAGCGCGCCGATCACCTGGGGCAGGTAGCCCACGAATGTGGTGAACGCGCTCTGCAGACTTTGCAGGATGTTGAAACCGGTGTTCATTGGTCTTGTCCTTTCGTGGACAAATTGTGGTTAAATAGTGGACGCGGCTCGAACGTGCGGTGGCAGTTTTGGCTCTGGCGTTTCGATCCGGTTTCGACGCGAGGCATTTCCCATTCAGTGGATGGGTGCCTTCGCCGGCACTGCAAAACCCCGGATCGGTTGTCGCGTCGAAGCCGAACACCGAGGACCGGGGTGTGGGAGAAGCCTGTGTGGCTCTTGCGGCAGCAGTCGGTTCGTCACCGGTGGCGGGCCGGCCGGTCAGTGGAAACAACCCTGGTCTGCAGGGTGTCAACCCTATTTCGGGTCCTCGGGTACTACGCGGGCGAACTACCGTAGAGGCGCTGTGAGGCGCCCTTGTGACCCTCGGCGGCCTCGCCGGGCATGATGCGCTCCTCTCGGCCGGGCTGTGCAACCCAATCGGGTTGTATTTCCGCTGCGTACCCGGTTGAGAGCGGGCCAAACGCGCCGTTGTCACCCCACGGCGTGCGTCGTTTCCTGGTCGTTTGTTCACGAAAGGGGTTCCGCTCGTCGCTGCCGAAACCCAGCACGACGACGCGCCCGGAGAACAAGCGCGGAGACCTATTCGTCGGGAAGCAGAGACCCCAGTGGTCCGAGATCGAGGTTCAGTTCGCGGCGGTCCAGCCCGAAGTGATCGCACAATTCGTCCATGCGCAGATCGAGGTACATCAGCGTCTGTCCGATCTCTTCGACTTTGTCGTCGTCCAGGTC
The sequence above is a segment of the Amycolatopsis sp. 2-15 genome. Coding sequences within it:
- a CDS encoding mechanosensitive ion channel family protein: MNTGFNILQSLQSAFTTFVGYLPQVIGALLVLLIGFIIAKLLDKAITKGLQKAKVDDKLKTGGGANYVEKFSPQGSPSKLVGMVVFWVIMFFVISSAIGTLGIPALTGFMNQVLSYLPNVIAALLIFIVAAAVAGAVAGLVHRTMGETPTGKIVGTLVPAMIMGIAVFMILTQLGISPVIVTITYVALVGAAALAAALAFGIGGRDAAAKLVNSGYEKAKEQNDTIKSDLAIGKQRAAQDAADTKHKAEQKMSGQEQSAPPAQSPPTQTPPRATADGAHRA
- a CDS encoding gas vesicle protein K, translated to MNNEQENRINADPETAERSLVSLVLTVVELLRQLMERQALRRVDHGDLDDDKVEEIGQTLMYLDLRMDELCDHFGLDRRELNLDLGPLGSLLPDE